A genome region from Bemisia tabaci chromosome 3, PGI_BMITA_v3 includes the following:
- the LOC109030500 gene encoding uncharacterized protein has product MFFFTVVTTVLVVSLVGGGRTEEDQTEVAILKQVNRVNDDGSYTFGYEAADGSFKIETRDVRGNVKGMFGYVDSSGDLKKVSYSSSNNTGFVQTAETTGASSAEREALLSSFGAATVAPSRSPLADPSERRPILVLRDSALVAPTKGSFIQYIPKKSDLQFGAREFTTASPAYETSSVQNEVEGGHNEDLFVNPDLEDDKRFKSPPVPVVYPRKIVVTRRPVDDAPRGGSSLRRQLSRRLNEREEDGPHVYGNEHMNAYYDKHMDASTAIQENAHAERATEELRYELLEPRTRENRAGYITADDIDRTIVYRNPPTPPAYPAAAIPYRPRPPIPEPEDYRPNYPVTPAPPPPPPPPAATPYPTTIVQSLRDELMEFIMHYVHRRLNPYFQDYPAPYQAYYRPPPVPYPYSNYPQRYPPPPPPPYPPFLATPGVGPYGVIPQLSPNVQYSSQSSASADGAEATPQAVRALRARAGQVRRPYVPAALREAREQREQRRQQKFYASTAAGRDSSTIQVAASSTSTTTVAPPSSTPVRNLLILGTSPSTAVGDLRPVTEAPDEMEATS; this is encoded by the exons GTGGTAACAACAGTGCTGGTTGTCTCGTTGGTTGGAGGTGGGCGAACAGAGGAGGATCAAACTGAAGTAGCAATTCTGAAGCAAGTAAACCGAGTCAACGATGATGGATCCTACACTTTTGGCTACGAGGCGGCTGACGGCAGCTTTAAAATCGAAACACGGGACGTGCGAGGCAATGTCAAAG GGATGTTCGGCTACGTAGACTCATCGGGCGACCTGAAGAAGGTCTCGTACTCCTCATCGAACAACACAGGGTTCGTGCAGACGGCCGAGACGACAGGCGCCTCCTCGGCCGAGCGAGAGGCGCTGCTCTCGAGCTTTGGGGCGGCCACAGTGGCGCCCTCTCGCTCCCCCCTGGCAGACCCCTCGGAGCGACGCCCCATCCTCGTCCTCCGGGACTCGGCCCTGGTGGCGCCGACCAAGGGCTCCTTCATCCAGTACATCCCCAAGAAGTCCGACCTCCAGTTCGGGGCTCGCGAGTTCACCACCGCCTCCCCCGCCTACGAGACCTCCTCCGTTCAGAACGAGGTCGAGGGCGGTCACAATGAGGACCTCTTCGTCAACCCGGATTTGGAGGACGACAAGCGATTCAAAAGCCCCCCG GTACCGGTTGTCTACCCGCGGAAGATCGTGGTGACGCGGCGACCGGTTGACGACGCCCCCCGGGGCGGTAGCTCCCTCCGGCGGCAGCTGAGCCGCCGCCTGAACGAGCGCGAGGAGGACGGACCCCACGTCTACGGCAACGAGCACATGAACGCCTACTACGACAAGCACATGGACGCCAGCACGGCCATCCAGGAGAACGCCCACGCCGAGCGGGCCACCGAGGAACTCCGCTACGAGCTCCTCGAGCCCCGAACCCGCGAGAACCGCGCCGGCTACATCACCGCCGACGACATCGACCGCACCATCGTCTACCGCAACCCGCCAACGCCCCCCGCCTACCCCGCCGCCGCCATCCCCTACCGACCTCGCCCCCCGATCCCGGAACCCGAGGACTACCGCCCTAACTACCCCGTCACCCCAGCACCTCCACCACCACCGCCCCCACCCGCCGCCACACCCTACCCCACGACCATCGTCCAGTCACTGCGGGACGAGCTCATGGAGTTCATCATGCACTACGTCCACCGTAGACTCAACCCCTACTTCCAGGACTACCCCGCCCCCTACCAGGCCTACTACCGCCCACCGCCGGTCCCTTACCCTTACTCCAACTACCCGCAAAGATACCCACCTCCACCCCCACCGCCTTACCCTCCCTTCTTAGCCACGCCGGGGGTCGGTCCTTACGGCGTCATACCCCAGCTGTCTCCGAACGTTCAGTACTCGTCACAGTCTTCGGCGAGTGCGGACGGCGCTGAGGCGACACCCCAGGCGGTTCGGGCGTTGAGGGCGCGGGCTGGACAGGTGAGGCGACCCTATGTCCCGGCCGCCCTGCGGGAGGCGCGGGAGCAAAGGGAGCAGCGACGGCAGCAGAAGTTTTACGCGTCGACGGCGGCCGGCAGGGATAGCTCGACGATCCAAGTCGCGGCCTCCAGCACCTCCACGACGACAGTGGCGCCCCCTAGCAGCACGCCCGTGAGGAATCTCTTGATCCTCGGCACGAGCCCCTCGACTGCCGTCGGGGATCTGAGACCGGTCACCGAGGCGCCTGATGAGATGGAGGCCACCAGTTGA
- the LOC109030675 gene encoding lambda-crystallin homolog: MSSAGKIGIIGSGLIGRSWAMLYAAKGYEIVIYDINLDLVNQSLEILNQQLHQFEKQGILRGSTNADQQFSLMRGTDVLSECTKNAKLVQECVPENLELKKKVFSKVDEVVGPNTILASSTSTFLPSQFSSHIVHRNQVIVAHPVNPPYFVPLVELVPAEWTDSLVVTTTRELMEEIGQSPVTLTKEVPGFALNRIQYAILNECWHLVSDGILSVQDVDRVMSEGLGMRYAFLGPLETAHLNAEGFSNYSQRYADSMFAVCQTFKPIPKLEGEQAEQIAKELERSIPIGHLPEKRLWRDNCLTKLAQLKKQIKSESN, translated from the exons CGGCTTGATAGGTCGAAGTTGGGCCATGCTTTATGCAGCCAAGGGATATGAGATTGTGATCTACGACATCAATTTGGACCTTGTTAATCAATCATTGGAAATTCTGAACCAGCAGTTGCACCAATTCGAAAAACAGGGAATTTTGCGAGGCTCTACAAATGCGGACCAGCAATTCTCCTTGATGAGAG GGACTGATGTACTGTCAGAGTGCACGAAAAACGCTAAACTTGTTCAGGAATGCGTGCCGGAAAATTTGGAGCTGAAAAAGAAAGTTTTCTCCAAAGTAGATGAGGTGGTCGGCCCGAACACAATTCTTGCCAGTTCAACCTCAACGTTTCTACCGTCccaattttcttcacacatCGTCCATAGGAATCAAGTCATAGTCGCTCACCCC GTAAACCCACCTTATTTCGTGCCCCTTGTAGAATTGGTACCCGCTGAGTGGACCGACAGCTTGGTGGTAACGACGACCAGAGAATTGATGGAAGAAATTGGACAGAGCCCTGTCACCCTCACCAAAGAAGTACCCGGTTTCGCCCTCAACAGAATTCA GTATGCCATTTTAAATGAATGTTGGCATTTGGTATCAGATGGCATACTCTCCGTCCAAGATGTTGACAGAGTCATGTCTGAAGGTCTTGGGATGCGGTACGCATTTTTAGGTCCTTTGGAAACTGCTCATTTAAATGCTGAAG GGTTTTCAAATTACAGTCAACGGTATGCAGATTCAATGTTTGCGGTTTGTCAGACATTCAAACCTATTCCAAAACTGGAGGGTGAACAAGCAGAGCAAATTGCGAAGGAATTAGAACGAAGCATCCCGATCGGCCACCTTCCCGAAAAAAGACTTTGGCGCGACAATTGTCTGACGAAGCTGGCTCAACTCAAAAAACAGATCAAATCCGAAAGTAACTAG